A window of the Cellvibrio sp. pealriver genome harbors these coding sequences:
- a CDS encoding type II toxin-antitoxin system RelE/ParE family toxin produces MPPQPLIARFFKTGLGAEPVREWLLSSTVADRKIIGDDIRTVQIGWPIGMPLVRKLDADLWEVRSHVKDGIARVIFTMYGNTMILLHGFTKKSQKIPAGELTTAKTRLKQFRGDL; encoded by the coding sequence ATGCCTCCGCAACCGCTAATTGCTCGATTCTTTAAAACCGGCCTTGGGGCTGAACCTGTAAGGGAATGGCTGCTCAGCAGTACAGTTGCTGATCGTAAAATTATTGGTGATGACATTCGCACTGTTCAAATTGGTTGGCCAATCGGAATGCCATTGGTGCGCAAGTTGGATGCAGATTTGTGGGAAGTTAGATCCCATGTAAAGGACGGAATAGCCAGAGTGATTTTTACAATGTACGGTAATACCATGATTTTATTGCACGGCTTCACCAAAAAATCACAAAAAATTCCCGCAGGCGAGTTAACAACTGCAAAAACCCGTCTGAAACAATTTAGAGGTGATCTATGA
- a CDS encoding EAL domain-containing protein, which translates to MASKVLNDSSEFYHRALEQLHPLRGTSLPELTPLQLAERELQVYRLALDLQRAELQSLQQKLEELSLLERQQLETLRTNTRILEASQSIAKVGGVEMDVATRRIYWTAETYAIHDTTPAEYTPSLDEGFSMYPPDSRERIAKALRHAMETGEVFDIEIEKYTFKGRKIDIRTTCTAHMENGKVVRLTGIYQDISERKQAERRHQHQNRILGMLLAKVELNEILTALATDIEILLPGSFCSIMLLDADEKHLHAAASHGLPDFFIDAINGLPVGEGMGVCGSSAYFGHRVIVADVHTHPWTQAFSHIAKQININSCWSQPIFSAQGKVLGTFALYHSHNRNPSDTEIRLIESEAKLTSVAIEQSLAEARLHLAASVFTHANEGILITDAAGNIIETNDIFTDITGYSREEVIGKNPSLLQSGFHDKEFYAAMWKDLLHTGDWHGEIWNKRKNGEVYAALMTISAVHDIHGVAQNYVNLFTDITPLKEHQRQLEYIAHYDALTGLPNRVLLADRLKQAIAHCHRKNGSLAVVYLDLDGFKAVNDQYGHDMGDQLLVNIAHRLKEALRESDTLARIGGDEFVVVMADLERPDDYEVVLNRLLQIAAEPIMLNQQFLRVSASIGATLYPQDNADADQLLRHADQAMYIAKQAGKNCYHLFDVAKDIASKSQRETLEHIRAALDKKEFVLFYQPKVNMRTGEVIGAEALVRWQHPERGLLSPATFLPVIEDHPLSIELGDWVINDALQQISRWRLMGLHIPVSVNISAMQLQQSNFAVRLAEHLSMHPDVPATFLELEIVETSALKDIAEVAELMRACRALGVSFAVDDFGTGYSSLTYLKRLPAGLLKIDQTFIRDMLDDPDDLEIVKAVISLANAFHRKVIAEGVETIAHGELLIPLGCELAQGYGIARPMPAAEIPHWVATWKPAPVWTTLYSLNI; encoded by the coding sequence ATGGCATCCAAAGTATTAAACGACAGCTCTGAATTTTATCACCGCGCATTGGAACAACTGCATCCACTGCGCGGCACCTCCTTGCCTGAATTAACGCCTTTGCAATTAGCAGAGCGTGAATTACAGGTTTATCGCCTTGCGTTGGATTTGCAACGTGCTGAACTGCAAAGCCTGCAACAAAAACTTGAAGAACTCAGCCTGCTCGAACGTCAGCAATTGGAAACATTGCGCACCAATACGCGCATTCTGGAGGCATCGCAAAGTATTGCCAAAGTAGGCGGCGTGGAAATGGATGTAGCGACGCGACGCATTTACTGGACCGCAGAAACCTATGCAATCCACGATACGACTCCCGCAGAATATACCCCCAGCCTGGATGAAGGCTTCTCTATGTATCCACCAGATTCACGCGAGCGCATTGCAAAAGCATTGCGACACGCAATGGAGACTGGCGAAGTATTTGATATTGAAATTGAAAAATATACATTCAAAGGTCGAAAAATTGATATACGAACCACCTGCACTGCACACATGGAAAATGGAAAAGTCGTGCGGCTTACCGGTATTTATCAGGATATAAGCGAGCGCAAACAAGCAGAGCGACGGCACCAACATCAAAACCGTATTCTGGGAATGTTACTCGCCAAAGTTGAGCTGAACGAAATACTCACTGCGCTCGCTACCGATATTGAAATTCTATTGCCCGGAAGTTTTTGTAGCATCATGTTGTTGGATGCTGATGAAAAACATTTGCACGCGGCAGCATCGCATGGGTTGCCTGATTTTTTTATCGATGCCATTAATGGTTTGCCTGTCGGTGAAGGCATGGGCGTCTGTGGCAGCTCAGCTTATTTCGGCCACAGGGTTATTGTGGCTGATGTACATACACACCCCTGGACTCAAGCCTTTAGCCATATAGCAAAACAAATCAATATAAATTCTTGCTGGTCGCAACCTATTTTTTCTGCACAAGGGAAAGTACTGGGCACTTTTGCGCTTTATCACAGCCACAACCGCAACCCATCAGATACAGAAATCCGCTTAATTGAAAGCGAGGCAAAGCTCACGTCAGTCGCCATTGAACAATCCCTTGCAGAAGCGCGCTTGCACCTGGCAGCCAGTGTATTTACACATGCCAACGAAGGCATATTAATTACCGATGCCGCCGGAAATATTATTGAAACCAATGATATTTTTACCGACATCACGGGTTACTCGCGCGAAGAAGTGATCGGTAAAAACCCGAGCTTGTTGCAGTCGGGCTTTCACGATAAAGAATTTTATGCTGCCATGTGGAAAGACTTGCTGCACACCGGCGACTGGCACGGCGAGATCTGGAACAAACGCAAAAACGGTGAAGTCTATGCAGCCTTGATGACGATCAGTGCTGTGCATGATATTCACGGTGTTGCGCAAAATTATGTCAATTTATTTACCGACATTACACCACTGAAAGAACATCAACGGCAGCTCGAATACATCGCACATTACGATGCGCTCACAGGTCTGCCTAACCGCGTACTGCTCGCCGACCGTTTAAAGCAAGCGATCGCGCATTGCCACCGCAAGAACGGTTCACTTGCAGTGGTCTATCTCGATCTGGATGGATTTAAAGCGGTCAACGATCAATACGGTCACGACATGGGTGATCAATTGCTGGTAAATATTGCGCACCGATTAAAAGAAGCATTGCGCGAAAGCGATACGCTTGCCCGTATAGGAGGCGATGAATTTGTTGTGGTGATGGCCGATCTGGAACGTCCGGACGATTACGAAGTGGTGTTGAACAGATTGTTACAGATCGCAGCAGAACCGATCATGCTCAATCAACAATTTTTGCGTGTATCCGCCAGTATTGGTGCCACTCTTTATCCACAGGACAACGCCGATGCTGACCAGTTATTACGCCATGCCGACCAAGCTATGTATATCGCCAAGCAGGCAGGAAAAAACTGCTATCACTTGTTTGATGTGGCAAAAGATATTGCCAGCAAAAGCCAACGCGAAACCCTGGAGCATATTCGTGCGGCACTGGATAAAAAAGAATTTGTATTGTTTTACCAACCGAAAGTAAATATGCGCACCGGTGAAGTCATTGGCGCTGAAGCACTGGTGCGTTGGCAGCATCCGGAACGCGGGCTGTTATCACCCGCTACATTTTTACCGGTGATTGAGGACCACCCACTCAGCATTGAACTGGGTGATTGGGTTATTAATGATGCGCTGCAACAAATTTCACGTTGGCGACTGATGGGGTTGCACATTCCTGTCAGTGTCAATATCAGTGCAATGCAATTGCAACAAAGCAATTTTGCTGTGCGCCTTGCTGAACATTTATCCATGCACCCAGACGTGCCCGCTACTTTTCTGGAACTGGAAATTGTTGAAACCAGTGCGTTAAAAGATATTGCAGAAGTAGCGGAATTAATGCGCGCGTGCCGCGCACTGGGTGTTAGTTTTGCAGTAGATGATTTTGGTACAGGTTATTCATCACTCACTTACCTAAAGCGCTTACCTGCAGGTCTTTTAAAAATTGATCAGACGTTTATCCGCGATATGCTCGATGACCCGGATGATTTGGAAATCGTGAAAGCAGTTATCAGCCTTGCCAATGCGTTTCACCGCAAGGTTATCGCTGAAGGCGTTGAAACGATTGCGCACGGTGAATTGCTCATTCCATTGGGTTGCGAACTAGCGCAAGGCTACGGTATTGCCCGCCCCATGCCCGCCGCAGAAATTCCTCATTGGGTCGCCACCTGGAAACCCGCCCCTGTCTGGACAACACTTTACAGTCTCAATATTTAA
- a CDS encoding LacI family DNA-binding transcriptional regulator, with protein MIGIKEIAKEAKVSPATVSRVLRNPELVTEDKRNRVLEVVKRTGYTPNSLGVSLRMSKTYNLVAIIPDVISVFNYPVIRAIESIALEKGYSLLLGDTQEKESRERSFANMVRSRQADGILLFCSRLPFDIDPEKPVAEQLPPLVNACEPVGVEGIPSVNIDNAAAAEDAVNYLLSLGHKRIGVIAGNMSVPSTQSRMEGYKRALANAGITFDEQLVQIGNYALSGAAEATRKLAQLANRPTAIFAFSDEMGMSCMSTLHKMGFKIPHDFSVMGFDNIRYAEYCSPSLTTIAQPMTEIGIACMELLLPQLNGEPMTSVNRILPHELIVRESTGLAPQLI; from the coding sequence ATGATTGGAATCAAAGAGATTGCCAAAGAGGCAAAAGTATCTCCCGCTACTGTATCGCGTGTGTTGCGCAACCCCGAGTTGGTCACTGAAGACAAGCGCAATCGTGTGCTGGAAGTTGTCAAGCGCACAGGTTATACACCCAATAGCCTTGGTGTCAGTTTGCGAATGTCCAAAACCTATAACCTGGTGGCCATTATTCCTGATGTAATCAGTGTGTTTAATTATCCGGTTATCCGCGCGATTGAAAGTATCGCATTGGAAAAAGGCTATTCATTGCTGCTGGGTGATACACAAGAAAAGGAAAGCCGAGAGCGATCGTTTGCCAACATGGTGCGCTCGCGCCAGGCCGATGGCATTTTATTATTTTGTTCGCGCCTGCCGTTTGATATAGACCCGGAAAAACCGGTCGCCGAACAGTTGCCCCCATTGGTTAATGCTTGTGAGCCGGTAGGTGTTGAGGGTATTCCCAGTGTCAATATCGATAACGCTGCCGCTGCTGAGGATGCAGTCAATTATTTATTAAGTCTGGGGCACAAACGCATAGGTGTGATTGCTGGCAATATGAGTGTGCCCAGCACCCAAAGCCGCATGGAAGGTTATAAACGGGCGCTTGCCAATGCGGGCATTACATTTGATGAACAGCTGGTGCAAATTGGAAATTACGCATTGAGCGGTGCAGCGGAAGCCACGCGCAAACTCGCACAATTGGCTAATCGGCCCACGGCTATTTTTGCATTCAGCGATGAAATGGGCATGAGCTGCATGTCAACATTGCACAAAATGGGTTTTAAAATTCCACACGATTTTTCAGTGATGGGCTTTGATAATATTCGCTATGCCGAATATTGCAGTCCATCGCTGACGACGATAGCGCAACCGATGACTGAAATTGGAATTGCCTGTATGGAATTGTTATTGCCGCAGCTCAATGGCGAACCAATGACATCGGTCAACCGGATTTTGCCGCACGAGTTAATAGTGCGTGAAAGCACCGGCTTGGCACCGCAGTTGATTTAA
- a CDS encoding glycoside hydrolase family 97 protein, with amino-acid sequence MKKILMIFIASWVSSAVAAQVPAASISSPSKTLGVNFYLSATGEPSYKVFYKGKDVVADSRLGYDLKNQADMANGFKVVSTKATRVDQTWEQPWGEERFIRNHYNQLRIALREASGAKRKMDVVFRVYDDGIGFRYEFPKQASMESLEVLHELTQFNMAADHAAWWTPAQAGNQYEYLYKQSPISKMGLVHTPVTMKTADGLYIALHEAALHNYSTMNVTGASAGNISATLVPTSKNMPTAVRLQLPAVTPWRTLQIEESAADLMTNYLTLNLNEPNKLGDVSWVKPAKYVGIWWELHLEKTTWKSGDKHGATTANTKKYIDFAAKHGFAGVLVEGWNTGWDGEWWLPGGGNAFNFYTPMPDFDVEELSRYAQQKGVYIIGHHETGAAIENYESQLEDAFAFLERYGMKAVKTGYVETGEELVNGLYHHGQFYVNHAQRVIDIAAKHKVAIVAHETVKDTGERRTYPNIISREVARGQEYDAWSADGGNPPNHTAILPFTRMLSGPMDFTPGAFELTLPSRPKNQVNTTLAKQLALYVVIYSPVQMASDLPEHYEQHPDAFQFIKDVAVDWETTRPLGGEIGEYVAIARKARNSDNWFVGALTNENARTLEVKLDFLDAGKQYTARIYHDGKDAHYAKNPGSYGVKEMEVKTGDAISLQLAPGGGAAISLIAK; translated from the coding sequence ATGAAAAAAATACTTATGATCTTTATTGCCTCCTGGGTTTCCAGTGCGGTTGCTGCCCAGGTACCGGCAGCCAGCATTTCTTCGCCATCGAAAACATTGGGTGTCAATTTTTACCTGTCTGCAACGGGTGAGCCCAGCTATAAAGTGTTTTATAAGGGTAAGGATGTAGTAGCTGATTCGCGTCTGGGTTATGACCTTAAAAATCAGGCGGACATGGCAAACGGTTTTAAAGTGGTATCCACCAAAGCAACACGCGTTGACCAAACCTGGGAGCAGCCTTGGGGCGAAGAGCGTTTTATTCGCAACCATTACAATCAGCTGCGCATTGCACTGCGTGAGGCCAGTGGTGCCAAACGCAAAATGGATGTGGTATTCCGTGTTTATGATGACGGTATAGGCTTTCGCTACGAATTCCCCAAGCAGGCATCAATGGAGTCGCTGGAAGTTCTGCATGAATTGACGCAGTTCAATATGGCTGCAGACCATGCCGCGTGGTGGACACCTGCACAGGCGGGCAACCAATACGAATATCTGTATAAGCAATCACCTATCAGCAAAATGGGATTAGTGCATACGCCCGTTACCATGAAAACGGCCGATGGTTTATATATCGCCCTGCATGAAGCAGCGCTGCACAACTATTCCACTATGAATGTTACCGGAGCCAGCGCAGGCAACATTAGCGCAACACTGGTGCCTACTTCTAAAAATATGCCAACGGCAGTGAGGCTTCAACTTCCCGCGGTCACGCCATGGCGCACGCTGCAAATAGAAGAATCAGCAGCGGATTTGATGACGAATTATTTAACGCTGAATTTAAACGAGCCGAATAAGTTGGGCGATGTTTCCTGGGTCAAGCCTGCAAAATATGTTGGCATTTGGTGGGAATTGCATTTGGAAAAAACTACTTGGAAATCGGGCGATAAGCACGGCGCAACCACAGCAAATACCAAAAAATATATCGATTTTGCAGCCAAGCATGGATTCGCAGGCGTGTTGGTAGAAGGATGGAACACAGGTTGGGATGGTGAGTGGTGGCTGCCGGGCGGCGGCAACGCATTTAATTTTTACACACCCATGCCTGACTTTGATGTAGAAGAGTTGAGCCGCTACGCGCAACAAAAAGGTGTTTACATTATTGGTCATCACGAAACCGGTGCGGCAATTGAAAATTATGAAAGCCAGTTAGAAGATGCCTTTGCATTTCTTGAGCGCTACGGCATGAAAGCGGTGAAAACCGGTTATGTCGAAACAGGCGAGGAATTGGTGAATGGGTTGTATCACCATGGCCAGTTCTATGTGAATCACGCGCAACGTGTAATTGATATAGCTGCCAAACACAAAGTGGCGATTGTTGCCCATGAAACAGTCAAAGATACCGGCGAGCGCCGCACCTATCCCAATATTATTTCGCGCGAAGTTGCACGCGGCCAGGAATACGATGCATGGTCTGCTGATGGCGGAAACCCGCCCAATCACACGGCGATATTACCCTTCACCCGTATGTTGTCCGGGCCGATGGATTTCACTCCCGGTGCATTTGAATTGACGCTGCCATCGCGGCCAAAAAATCAGGTAAACACAACACTGGCCAAACAACTGGCGCTCTATGTCGTGATTTATTCTCCGGTGCAAATGGCATCGGATTTACCTGAGCATTACGAGCAGCACCCGGATGCATTCCAATTTATTAAAGACGTAGCCGTGGATTGGGAAACTACCCGTCCTTTAGGTGGTGAAATTGGTGAGTATGTAGCGATAGCGCGTAAAGCGCGCAATAGCGATAACTGGTTTGTAGGTGCATTGACCAACGAAAACGCGCGCACACTGGAAGTGAAGTTAGACTTTCTTGATGCAGGCAAGCAATACACGGCGCGTATCTATCACGATGGCAAAGATGCTCACTATGCAAAGAATCCGGGAAGTTATGGAGTTAAAGAAATGGAAGTCAAAACTGGCGATGCAATTTCATTGCAACTGGCTCCCGGAGGTGGTGCTGCCATCAGTTTGATCGCCAAATAG
- a CDS encoding XRE family transcriptional regulator — MKKSVSKHTGSDFEDFLAEEGLLDDANAVAIKRVLAWQIQNEMKNQHINKTNMAKRMQTSRSSLDRLLDEHDTSLTLSTLTSAAQALGKKVKIELVEAV; from the coding sequence ATGAAAAAGTCAGTCAGCAAACATACTGGTAGCGACTTTGAGGATTTTCTTGCCGAAGAAGGGTTGCTGGATGATGCAAACGCTGTGGCCATTAAGCGCGTGCTCGCTTGGCAAATTCAAAACGAAATGAAGAATCAACACATCAACAAAACCAACATGGCGAAACGTATGCAAACCAGCCGATCATCATTAGATCGTTTACTGGACGAGCATGACACCAGCCTCACTTTGAGCACGCTTACCAGTGCAGCGCAGGCACTCGGCAAGAAAGTAAAAATTGAACTAGTAGAAGCGGTTTAA
- a CDS encoding discoidin domain-containing protein, translating into MKTSSATLAAVPRHAFLRNSFLRNGFLRNGFLRNGFLLGTLGLIGSLATSIAHAQTNLAQGKTATVSSSVDVYTAGNTIDGNQATYWESQNNAFPQSLTVDLGSSYNVNQVRLKLPANWGSRTQNISVSGSVNGSSYSTLVNAANYNFVPGSSNTVTINVPSSSARYVRVNVASNTGWPAAQISEMEVYGDNQTPARDATAQIKATSYNSMSGIQTEATSDTGGGSNIGWIDDADWVAFNNVNFGSGVNKVSARVASNTAGGTIEMRLGSISGSLIGTVAVTNTGGWQNWTTKTANVSASGTHNLYLVFKGNAAGGLFNVNWLQFSNDNAPAVPAVPQNLSSTGKTTSSVSLSWTAASGADGYEILRNGNLVTTTTSTTYTDSGLSAGTTYAYTVRAFNAAGSSAQSNSVSVTTDSNNQNPLVVKVSGGKPIVASTSLGHTPASNAVDNNQASYWESNNNAFPQTLTIDLGSTHRVSKVVLKLPNDAAWATRTQTLSVLGSGNGTAFTNLVNSAGYIFNPSSANTVTINFNETATRFVRINVTGNTGWPAAQVSEFEVHGYPDPVPPATPQNLRVTGTSASSVFLAWDAASGATSYRVMRGTTLVATVSGTTYEDTGLTPVTNYNYTVVAVNQYGNSTASNQVTATTTQENTGGGGNDPWEPNGTHGAQVPYDRYDNEHATYGGGAQLKTAPTFIQTLTASEASGQAYIALPSNGSYAQWTVRPGEGGAGVTMRFTMPDSSNGMGLNGSLDVLVNGVKAQTISLTSYYNYQYFNAGSGHPADTPSGGNPLFRFDEVHWKLSTPLNPGDVIRIVKANGDSLEYGVDFLEIEQVPAAISRPANSVSVTDFGAIANDGNDDLAAFNSAVTAAVANNQILYIPSGTFHLGNMWVIGSVANKINNITIRGAGMWHTNIQFTNPNVAGGGISFRVAGQLDFSHVYMNSMLRSRYNEGAIYKAFMDNFGKNSKVHNVWVEHFECGFWVADYAHTPAIFADNLLIENSRIRNNLADGVNFAQGTSNSTVRNSSIRNNGDDGLAVWTSNVNAAPAGVNNLFTYNTIEFNWRAAGIAFFGGSGHKATYNLIVDGVGSSGFRMNTVFPGYHFQNNTGIEFSNSTIIRSGTSLDTWGGERGAIDLEASSDPIRNVTISNIDIYDTQRSAIQMGYSGGFQNVVFNNIKINGTGKDGVTTSRFAGPHLGAAIYTYTNNGTATFNGLTTSNVANPNTNFVQTGFNLIINP; encoded by the coding sequence ATGAAAACCTCAAGCGCTACTCTAGCCGCTGTGCCCCGGCACGCTTTTTTACGAAACAGTTTTTTACGAAACGGTTTTTTACGAAACGGTTTTTTACGAAACGGTTTTTTACTTGGCACACTGGGTTTAATCGGCTCGCTGGCCACCAGCATCGCCCACGCCCAAACCAATTTGGCTCAAGGAAAAACCGCAACCGTTTCCAGCAGTGTGGATGTCTACACCGCTGGTAATACGATTGATGGCAACCAGGCTACTTATTGGGAAAGCCAAAACAATGCCTTTCCGCAATCACTTACCGTGGATTTGGGAAGCAGCTATAACGTTAATCAGGTGCGCTTAAAGTTGCCCGCCAACTGGGGGTCACGCACACAAAATATTTCAGTGTCCGGCAGCGTGAATGGCTCCAGTTATTCCACATTAGTGAATGCAGCCAATTACAACTTTGTGCCCGGCAGCAGCAACACCGTCACCATCAATGTACCGAGCAGCAGCGCGCGTTATGTGCGCGTGAATGTCGCAAGCAATACCGGTTGGCCTGCGGCGCAAATTTCTGAAATGGAAGTTTATGGCGATAACCAAACGCCCGCGCGCGATGCCACCGCGCAAATCAAAGCAACGTCTTACAACAGCATGAGTGGCATCCAAACCGAAGCAACATCGGACACCGGTGGTGGCAGTAATATCGGTTGGATTGATGATGCCGATTGGGTGGCATTCAACAATGTGAATTTTGGTTCCGGTGTAAATAAAGTCAGCGCACGTGTAGCGTCCAACACTGCAGGCGGTACGATTGAAATGCGCTTGGGTAGCATCAGTGGTTCACTGATTGGCACTGTGGCGGTTACCAATACCGGCGGTTGGCAAAACTGGACAACCAAAACTGCGAATGTATCGGCAAGTGGTACACACAATTTGTATTTGGTGTTTAAAGGTAATGCTGCAGGCGGTTTGTTTAATGTGAACTGGCTGCAATTCAGTAACGATAATGCGCCCGCTGTTCCTGCGGTGCCGCAAAATTTATCGTCTACCGGCAAAACCACATCGAGCGTTTCACTTTCATGGACAGCGGCAAGCGGTGCGGATGGTTATGAAATTTTGCGCAATGGAAATTTGGTCACCACTACAACTAGCACTACTTACACCGATTCTGGTTTAAGTGCAGGCACAACTTATGCGTACACCGTGCGTGCGTTTAATGCGGCGGGCAGTTCGGCACAAAGCAACAGTGTTAGCGTCACAACCGATAGCAACAACCAGAATCCGTTGGTGGTAAAAGTCTCTGGCGGTAAACCAATTGTGGCAAGCACATCGCTCGGGCATACACCGGCCAGCAACGCGGTTGATAATAATCAGGCGAGCTATTGGGAAAGTAATAACAACGCATTCCCACAAACACTCACCATCGATTTAGGCAGCACCCATCGCGTGAGCAAAGTGGTATTGAAATTACCAAACGATGCAGCTTGGGCAACACGCACACAAACCTTGTCGGTATTGGGCAGCGGCAACGGTACAGCATTTACCAATCTGGTGAATTCTGCGGGTTATATTTTTAATCCGTCATCAGCCAATACTGTGACGATTAATTTCAACGAAACCGCAACGCGTTTTGTGCGCATCAACGTCACCGGCAATACCGGTTGGCCTGCAGCGCAAGTGTCGGAATTTGAAGTGCATGGTTATCCTGATCCGGTACCGCCTGCGACGCCGCAAAATTTGCGCGTGACAGGAACATCAGCATCATCCGTTTTCCTCGCGTGGGATGCAGCAAGCGGCGCAACCAGTTATCGCGTTATGCGCGGCACTACCTTGGTAGCGACCGTTTCCGGCACTACCTATGAAGATACTGGTTTAACACCGGTGACCAATTACAACTACACCGTTGTAGCGGTTAACCAATACGGCAATTCCACTGCGAGCAACCAAGTGACGGCAACTACCACTCAGGAAAATACCGGCGGTGGTGGCAATGATCCCTGGGAGCCTAATGGTACTCACGGCGCGCAAGTTCCTTATGATCGTTACGACAATGAACACGCAACCTACGGTGGCGGTGCGCAATTAAAAACAGCGCCGACTTTTATCCAAACACTGACCGCATCTGAAGCATCTGGCCAAGCTTATATCGCACTGCCATCCAACGGCTCTTACGCGCAATGGACTGTTCGCCCCGGTGAGGGCGGTGCAGGTGTAACCATGCGTTTCACTATGCCGGATTCCAGCAACGGTATGGGGCTGAATGGTTCATTGGATGTATTGGTAAACGGCGTAAAAGCGCAAACCATTTCGCTCACTTCTTATTACAACTATCAATATTTCAATGCCGGTAGCGGGCATCCGGCTGATACACCAAGTGGTGGCAATCCGTTGTTCCGTTTTGATGAAGTGCATTGGAAACTCAGCACACCATTGAATCCGGGTGATGTGATTCGCATCGTCAAAGCCAATGGCGACAGTTTGGAATACGGCGTGGACTTCCTTGAAATTGAACAGGTGCCTGCTGCAATTTCACGCCCTGCGAATTCTGTTTCTGTGACGGATTTTGGTGCGATTGCCAACGACGGTAACGATGATTTGGCTGCATTTAATTCTGCAGTAACCGCGGCGGTTGCCAATAACCAAATCCTCTACATTCCATCGGGCACTTTCCATTTGGGCAACATGTGGGTGATTGGTTCTGTCGCCAACAAAATTAACAACATCACCATTCGCGGTGCAGGTATGTGGCATACCAACATTCAATTTACCAACCCGAATGTGGCCGGTGGCGGCATTTCGTTCCGCGTTGCAGGGCAGTTGGATTTCAGCCACGTATACATGAATTCCATGCTGCGCTCACGCTACAACGAAGGTGCAATCTATAAAGCGTTTATGGATAACTTTGGTAAAAATTCCAAAGTGCACAATGTGTGGGTTGAACATTTTGAATGCGGATTCTGGGTAGCTGACTACGCGCATACACCGGCAATTTTTGCGGACAATTTGCTGATCGAAAATAGCCGCATCAGAAATAATTTGGCAGACGGCGTTAACTTTGCGCAAGGCACCAGTAATTCAACCGTGCGCAATAGCAGCATCCGTAACAACGGTGATGACGGCCTTGCAGTATGGACCAGCAATGTAAATGCGGCACCTGCCGGTGTAAACAATTTGTTCACCTACAACACCATTGAGTTCAACTGGCGTGCAGCGGGTATCGCGTTCTTCGGCGGCAGCGGCCATAAAGCCACTTACAATTTAATTGTGGATGGTGTGGGCAGCTCCGGTTTCCGTATGAATACCGTATTCCCCGGTTATCACTTCCAAAACAATACCGGTATTGAGTTCTCTAACAGCACCATTATCCGCAGCGGCACCAGTTTGGATACCTGGGGCGGTGAGCGCGGCGCGATTGATCTGGAAGCGTCAAGCGACCCTATCCGTAACGTCACTATTTCCAATATTGATATTTACGATACCCAACGCAGTGCAATCCAAATGGGTTACAGCGGCGGATTCCAAAATGTGGTGTTTAACAACATCAAGATCAACGGTACTGGTAAAGACGGCGTGACCACATCGCGCTTTGCTGGCCCGCATTTGGGTGCTGCAATTTACACCTACACCAATAACGGGACTGCGACATTTAATGGTTTAACTACCAGCAACGTCGCCAACCCCAACACCAACTTTGTACAAACCGGATTTAATTTAATTATTAATCCTTAA